The Geoalkalibacter subterraneus genome contains the following window.
CAACGGGGCGACCGTTGAGAAGCTCGCCGCTTTGCTTTCGCAGCACGTCGATCCCCTTCCTTCCGGCACTTGAAACAGAAAGAAACGCGGTCACCACGACTCGCTCAATAGTGCCGCATTGCCTTAAGGGTTCCAGCAGCAAGGCGGTCTGAACAGCCAGACTTGACGGGCAGGCGATGATCCCGCGGGACGGGAGACTCTCCAGAGCAGCGGCATTGATCTCGGGGACAACCAGCGGGATCTCCGTTTCCTCTTCCCAGGCTCCGGTGACATCGATACCAATGGCTCCCCGGGCAGCCGCAACGGGCGCATAGTGAGCGCTGACTTCGCGGGAGCCACAGAAAAAGACCAGATCCGCTCCTTCAAAGGTCGCTTCCGAAACCTCTTCCACCAGGATGGATTCTCCCCGGAACTCAAGTGGTTCCCCGAGAGAATCAACCGAAGCCGCAAGACGCAGTTGACCCGTCGGAAAATCGCGCTCGGCGAGAAGGTGGAGAATTTCACGCCCTACGGCGCCGGTCGCGCCGACCAGGACGATGTTCAGAGGATCGGACATACGGATGGTTCTCCTTCGTGTGCGGGAAAAAGTCAGGGTACCGGACCCTGTTCTCAGGGCCCGGCTGATGCAGAGATCAGATGGCAGCCACAATCGCGTCGCCCATCTCCCGGGTGTTGATCTTTCTCTCCCCCGGTTGATTCTGGAAAATGTCGCCGGTGCGCAGCCCCTGGTCAAGTACCCTCTCGACAGCCGTGTCAATGGCGTCGGCCGCAGCAACCATTGCAAAAGAATGGCGCAGCATCATGGAGGCGGACAGGATCTGCGCGATGGGATTGGCGATCCCCTGCCCGGCGATGTCGGGAGCACTTCCGCCGGAAGGCTCGTACATGCCGAAACTGCCTTCCGCAAGGGAGGCGGAGGGCAGCATTCCGAGGGAGCCGGTCAGCATGGCCGCTTCATCCGAGAGGATATCGCCGAACATGTTTTCGCACAGCAGGACATCGAACTGCTTGGGCCAGCGCACCAGCTGCATAGCGGCGTTATCCACATACATGTGGCTCAGCGCGACATCCGGATACTGCCGGGCAACCTTCTCGACAACTTCACGCCACAGAACCGAGGTGGAAAGGACATTGGCCTTGTCGATGGAGCACAGGCGCCTGTCGCGTTTCTGCGCGGCCTTGAATGCAACATGGGCGATTCTCTCGATTTCGGGGACAGTGTAGCGCATGGTGTCGACACCGACCCGCTCGTCTCCCTCTCCTTCGATCCCTTTGGGCTGGGAGAAATAAATACCGCCGGTCAACTCACGCACGACGAGAACATTGAATCCACCTTCGATCACTTCCTGCTTCAAGCTGGAGGCACCGGTCAGAGCCGGAAAAATGATCGCCGGGCGCAGATTGGCATAAAGACCGAAGATCTTGCGCAGCGGCAGCAGAGCACCACGCTCGGGCTGCTCGTCGGGGGGCAGACTTTCCCATTTGGGGCCACCCACCGAACCGAACAGAATCGCGTCGGAGTCCTTGCAGATATCGATCGTTGTCTCCGGCAGCGCCTTGCCCTCCTTGTCGATGGCAATACCGCCGACGTTGGCAAAGGTGCGCTGAAAACTGACATCGAATTTCTGCTCAACCACATCCAGAACCCGCAGGGCTTCGGCCATCACTTCAGGGCCGATGCCGTCTCCGGGAAGAACCGCAACCTTAAAGGTTTTCGCCATGATGCTCTCCTTGATGGCGTCGCAAAAACTCACCAACTGCTGCGTTGCTGCAATTGCTCTCGCTGCTTCAACGTACCTAAGTACGCCTCATTGCTCGACAATCGCGTGCCTTGCATTTGGCGCTTTTTGCTTAGCCCATCGACATTGATGCTTTTTTGCGAAAGCATCTCTCCTTGAATCAAAAATTCAGATCCGATCCCGCCTCAGTAGCGGGAATCGGCAAATTCCACCCAGCCGCCGGCTTCCACCAGCGCCTTGTCAAAAGCACTGATCTCGAAGGAGCAGACCTCTTCGCGGCCGCCGGATCGTGCAATCACTTTTTGCGCGTCGAGATCGACAGCGATATCGACATCGCCGTCCTTATCCAGGGCAAACAGACGGTCAAGATCCTGCCGGGGCAACTCAATGGCGAGCATCCCCCCATTGAACATGTTCTGGCGGAAAATGCGCGCATAGCTTTCGGCAATAATCGTATGGATTGCGTTGACCTCAAAAACCCAGGGAGCATGCTCGCGGGAAGATCCGCAGCCGAAATTTTCACGGGTCACCACCACCCGGGCCCGCTTGAGCTCGTCGCCCTTCGGGTCGAATCCTTCCAGTTTAAGATCTTCCAGGATATACGGCTCGAGCGCTTCCTTGGTCACCTCGGTCAGATACTTGGCCGGGATAATTTCATCGGTATTGATATCGGACCGGTCGAGAAAGATCGCGGGTCCGCCAAATGTTTTTTTCATAATCTTATTGCTCCTTGTCACATTCGGGTCGAACGCAGCCGCGCCGCCCGCAGGCGGTCTGCCGGCGCATTTCAAGGGGCCGGATCAGATCCGGCGGGCATCGGTGATCACTCCCTTGACCGCCGTAGCTGCCGCAGTGGAGGGACTCATCAGATGGACCATGCCGCCTTTGCCCATGCGTCCGTTGAAATTGCGGTTGCTGGTGGAGGCGCAGACCTCGCCTTCGGCCAACACACCGTTGCTCATCCCGAGACAGGCGCCGCAGGTGGGGTTGGTGACACAAAAGCCGGCATCCATGAAAACCTGGATGATCCCTTCGGCCAGGGCATCCTGGAAAATTTTCGGTGTCGCAGGCGAGACGATGCCGCGCACCGTATCGGCCAGCTTGCGGCCCTTGAGAATTTCCGCCGCCACGCGCAGATCTTCGATCCGACCGTTGGTGCAGGTGCCGATATAGACCTGATCAACGGGAGTTCCTGCCATCTCTCCAACGCTTTTGACGCAGTCCGGCTTGTAGTCGAAGGTGACTTGAGGCTCAAGATCGCAGACGTCGAAATCAAGGACTTTCTCGTATTCGGCGTCCGCATCGGAATGCCAACGGGAAAAATCTTTCAGTGCGGCCTCTTTGTCCGGATAATCGCTGGAGATAAAGGGCCAGAGGTAGTTAACCGTCGTCATGTCGGGCAGACAGATGCCGCTGGTGCCCCCGGCTTCGATGGCCATGTTGCACAGGGTCATGCGGGCTTCCATGGACATGCCGTCGACAACCGAACCCCGGAATTCAATGACGCGGTCGGTGGCCCCGTTGACGCCGAGCTGGCCGATGACGTAGAGAATGACGTCCTTGGCGTACACGCCCTGCGCCAAAGAGCCTTCAAGATTGACGCGAATTGTATTGGGCTTGCGGAAGGCACAGACTCCTTTGAGAATGCCGACTTCGAGGTCCGTGGTGCCGACGCCGGCGGCGAAGGCGCCGAAGGCCCCATGGGTACAGGTGTGGCTGTCACCCATGATCACGGTGAACCCGGGGCGGATGAATCCTTTTTCGGGGAACAGTGCGTGACAGACGCCATTGCGGCCGACATCAAAAAAATCCTTGATCTCGTGGCGCCGGGCCCATTCGCGCAGCATCTTGCCCTGGGTGGCGGTTTTACTGTCCTTGGCCGGAGTCACGTGATCGATCACCGCCTTGATGCAGTCGGGGTCGAACACCCGATCTTTGCCGCGCCACTGCAGATCGGCAATAGCAACCGGAGTGGTGATTTCGTGGCAAAGAACCCGATCGAGATCGAGAACGTAAGTCCCCGGGAACGGTTCATCCCGGAGATGGGTGGAAAAGATTTTTTCCGCGATCGTCTGTCCCATATCTTCTCCTCTTGGGGTATTTTTCAAAACGGGCGAAGTTTACCTCAACTCTTCCGCCTGGCGCAACCTTTCAAGACCGCCATGGTGCGGTATGCGTAAAACGGGGCGGCAAAAAGCCGCCCCAGGCATTACTATATTTTTATCTAATCACCTCGCGGGGTCGGAACTTCCATGTCAAGGGTGTTTGGCGCCAGGGATGGCGAAAAGTGCCCCTTGTCATGGGAGTTCCAACCCCATGCTGAACAGTTGCCTGTATTTTTGAATGCCGGTGAAATCAGATCCGTATCCGGTTGCGCTCCATGGTCGAGGCCAGCTTGTTCAAGGCGTTGACATAGGCTTTGGCGCTGGCAACGATAATGTCCGGATGGGCCCCCTGGCCGAGGACTTCGCGCCCCCCCTCTTCGAGGCGCACGGTGCACTCACCCTGCGCATCGGTTCCGCCGGTAATACCGCCGACGTTGAATGCGAGCAGATTTGCCTTGCTGCCGGTGAGCTTCTTGATGGATTTGAAGGCGGCATCGACCGGACCGGCCCCAATCATAGCGCCTTTTTTAACCTTGCCGTTGATTTCCAGTTCGATGGTTGCCGTGGGAGCGGCAAACGAACCGGACGAAACATTCATCTGCATCAACTTATATTTCTCAGGCACCCGGATAATTTCATCGGCAATGATGGCGTCGAGGTCTTCGTCAAAGATCTCTTTTTTCTGGTCAGCCAGGGTCTTGAAACGCACGAAGGCTTTATCGAGATCCTCTTTTTTCAGATCATAGCCAAGTTCTTCCAACCGCTGCTTGAACGCATGACGTCCGGAGTGCTTGCCCAGAACAAGCTTGTTCTGATTAAGACCGATCGATTCAGGCGTCATGATCTCGTAGGTAGACTTTTCCATGATCACGCCATGCTGATGAATGCCGGCCTCGTGGGAAAAGGCATTCGCCCCGACAACGGCCTTGTTGGGCTGCACCATGATGCCGGTGATAGTCGACAGCATGCGGCTGGTGGGATAGATGTGCTCGGTGGCCACGCGCGTGTCGTAGGGCAGTACGTCATTGCGGGTCCGAAGGGTCATGACCAATTCTTCGAGGGAGCAGTTGCCGGCACGCTCACCGATACCGTTGATGGTGCATTCCACCTGGCCTGCGCCAGCCTGCACGGCCGCCAGCGAGTTGGCCACCGCAAGACCGAGATCATTGTGGCAGTGTACCGAGATCGTCGCCTTGTCGATATTGGGCACATTGTTGCGCAGATAGGCAATGATCTCAAAAAATTCCGAGGGGACGGTATAGCCGACCGTATCGGGGATATTGACGATAGTCGCACCGGCGTCAATGACCGCCTCAACCACCCGTTCCAGGAATGGAAGCCGGGTGCGTACCGCATCCTCAGCAGAAAATTCGATATTGTCGGTATATCTCTTGGCTCTCTCGATGGCTTTGACCGCAGTGGCCAAGACCTGATCCTCATCCATCTGCAACTTGTACTTCATATGGATATCGGAAGTCGCGATGAAGGTGTGGATACGGCCGCGCTCCTTGGCGTACTTCAACGCTTCCCAGGCACGGTCGATGTCTTTGTCGTTGGCACGGCAGAGACCTGCGATCTGCGGACCCTTGATCGTCTGCGCGATTTTTTTGACAGCTTCAAAATCACCATCGGAAGCAATAGGGAAGCCCGCTTCGATGACGTCGACATTCAAACGCTCGAGCTGGTGGGCAATCCTGAGCTTCTCTTCAATATTCATGCTGGCGCCCGGCGATTGTTCTCCGTCACGCAAGGTTGTATCGAAAATTTTGATCATTTTATTTTCACTCATGCCTATCTCCTTTGTTCAGCCAGCCTTCCGCCATGAAAGGGGCGTCTTCGTTTCATCGGTTATCAAACTCTTCATCGCCGTAAGATCTGATTCATCCAGGTCACTCAGGTCCGATTCCAAAAGACCACCCCCTTCCCTTCCTGAGACGCTGTCCATACTGAGGTTTTTGCGAAAGCATTCATGATGCTTTCGCAAAAAAGCATCAATGTCGATGGCTAAGCAAAAAGCGCCAAATGCAAGGCGCGCGATTGTCGAGCAATGAGGCGTACTTACGTACGTCGAAGCAGCGAGAGCAATTGCAGCAACGCAGCAGTTGGTGAGTTTTTGCGACGCCATCATTCATGGGCGCCAATCCAATAAAAAAGCCCCCGCCCGGTCAGGGGCGAGAGCTTTATGCTTCGCGGTACCACCCTGTTTCAGTTCGGTAAAAACCGAACCCTCATTGGCCCTTGACGCGGGCGCTCGGCACGGACTAGCCGCAGAGCGGGTTCATCCGGGCAGCTCCGAGGCGAGTTCAACCACTTTCGTACCGGCTCACAGCAACCGCCGGCTCTCTGGAACGAAAGGAGGGCCTACTACTCCTCTTCATCGCTTTTAAAAACATGATTTTCTAGAAGTAAAACAGAGTTACAGCAACAATGTCAAGCGGGCAGCCGGTCAAAAAACCTTTTCGAGAGATTTTTTCGATCGGACTAGACAAGCATTGCGCAGCATGGAAAAAGAGCAGACGCACTATTGGAAATAACCGACAATGGTTTCCCCTCCCACCGTCTTGTCGCCGACACGCAGTTTCACGTCGGTGTTTTTGGGCAGGTAAAGATCGACCCGCGACCCGAACCGGATCAGGCCATAGCGGTCTCCCCGTTCAAGGGAATCCCCCACTTCAGGATAGGAGACGATGCGACGAGCCACCAGGCCGGCGATCTGCACGCAAAGCAGTTTCTGCCCGCCTTCGGCTTCAATCAGCAAACCTGACTGCTCATTTTCGATACTGGCCTTATCCAGAGAGGCGTTAAGGTATTTACCCTTACTGTAATAGCTGTCAAGCACCTTTCCAGCAACGGGAAAACGGTTGACATGAACATTGAACACGTTCATGAAAATGCTGACCTTAAGGGTCTCTTCCTTCAAAAAACGCTCTTCGCGTACCTCGCCGACAAAAACCACCTTGCCGTCGGCGGGCGCCACCAGCGCATTGGGTTCGTTCGGCACAAGCCTTTCGGGGTTGCGGAAAAAATAAACGCTGAACAGGGTCAAAAGAAAGAAGATAAACGTCAGAAAACCCCAGTCCAACAGGCCGAAGACCAACGTAATAAAAGCAAAAAGGCCGATAAAGGGATAACCTTCCACGGCAATGGGCTGATTACGGTTACGCATGGCATCCTCTTATCATAAGCTCAGATAAAAAAACGGGGACCGCTGGGCCCCCGTTCGGTTCACAATGATCAGTTGCGATCCTTGTCGACGATCTTGTTTTTGCCGATCCAGCTCATCATCGAGCGCAGCTTCTCTCCCACCTCTTCAATGGGGTGCTCCATGCCGCGGCGACGCATAGCTTTGAGCGTCGC
Protein-coding sequences here:
- a CDS encoding phosphatidylserine decarboxylase family protein, producing MRNRNQPIAVEGYPFIGLFAFITLVFGLLDWGFLTFIFFLLTLFSVYFFRNPERLVPNEPNALVAPADGKVVFVGEVREERFLKEETLKVSIFMNVFNVHVNRFPVAGKVLDSYYSKGKYLNASLDKASIENEQSGLLIEAEGGQKLLCVQIAGLVARRIVSYPEVGDSLERGDRYGLIRFGSRVDLYLPKNTDVKLRVGDKTVGGETIVGYFQ
- the leuB gene encoding 3-isopropylmalate dehydrogenase, which gives rise to MAKTFKVAVLPGDGIGPEVMAEALRVLDVVEQKFDVSFQRTFANVGGIAIDKEGKALPETTIDICKDSDAILFGSVGGPKWESLPPDEQPERGALLPLRKIFGLYANLRPAIIFPALTGASSLKQEVIEGGFNVLVVRELTGGIYFSQPKGIEGEGDERVGVDTMRYTVPEIERIAHVAFKAAQKRDRRLCSIDKANVLSTSVLWREVVEKVARQYPDVALSHMYVDNAAMQLVRWPKQFDVLLCENMFGDILSDEAAMLTGSLGMLPSASLAEGSFGMYEPSGGSAPDIAGQGIANPIAQILSASMMLRHSFAMVAAADAIDTAVERVLDQGLRTGDIFQNQPGERKINTREMGDAIVAAI
- a CDS encoding 2-isopropylmalate synthase, which encodes MSENKMIKIFDTTLRDGEQSPGASMNIEEKLRIAHQLERLNVDVIEAGFPIASDGDFEAVKKIAQTIKGPQIAGLCRANDKDIDRAWEALKYAKERGRIHTFIATSDIHMKYKLQMDEDQVLATAVKAIERAKRYTDNIEFSAEDAVRTRLPFLERVVEAVIDAGATIVNIPDTVGYTVPSEFFEIIAYLRNNVPNIDKATISVHCHNDLGLAVANSLAAVQAGAGQVECTINGIGERAGNCSLEELVMTLRTRNDVLPYDTRVATEHIYPTSRMLSTITGIMVQPNKAVVGANAFSHEAGIHQHGVIMEKSTYEIMTPESIGLNQNKLVLGKHSGRHAFKQRLEELGYDLKKEDLDKAFVRFKTLADQKKEIFDEDLDAIIADEIIRVPEKYKLMQMNVSSGSFAAPTATIELEINGKVKKGAMIGAGPVDAAFKSIKKLTGSKANLLAFNVGGITGGTDAQGECTVRLEEGGREVLGQGAHPDIIVASAKAYVNALNKLASTMERNRIRI
- a CDS encoding 3-isopropylmalate dehydratase small subunit, whose amino-acid sequence is MKKTFGGPAIFLDRSDINTDEIIPAKYLTEVTKEALEPYILEDLKLEGFDPKGDELKRARVVVTRENFGCGSSREHAPWVFEVNAIHTIIAESYARIFRQNMFNGGMLAIELPRQDLDRLFALDKDGDVDIAVDLDAQKVIARSGGREEVCSFEISAFDKALVEAGGWVEFADSRY
- a CDS encoding aspartate-semialdehyde dehydrogenase, whose translation is MSDPLNIVLVGATGAVGREILHLLAERDFPTGQLRLAASVDSLGEPLEFRGESILVEEVSEATFEGADLVFFCGSREVSAHYAPVAAARGAIGIDVTGAWEEETEIPLVVPEINAAALESLPSRGIIACPSSLAVQTALLLEPLRQCGTIERVVVTAFLSVSSAGRKGIDVLRKQSGELLNGRPVEPEAFCRPVAFDCFAQQPSAEKQGASDDEFSLIQGVRRIMGAAALGLSATVVQMPVFYGQGMSVYVQTAEPISLEEVREVLSCQSGIELVDEAAAADCEPSVLDAAGRDEVMVGRIRQEPGMSNTLQLWAVSDNLRSGDAANAVKIAEIIGRHPAFTATKN
- a CDS encoding 3-isopropylmalate dehydratase large subunit — its product is MGQTIAEKIFSTHLRDEPFPGTYVLDLDRVLCHEITTPVAIADLQWRGKDRVFDPDCIKAVIDHVTPAKDSKTATQGKMLREWARRHEIKDFFDVGRNGVCHALFPEKGFIRPGFTVIMGDSHTCTHGAFGAFAAGVGTTDLEVGILKGVCAFRKPNTIRVNLEGSLAQGVYAKDVILYVIGQLGVNGATDRVIEFRGSVVDGMSMEARMTLCNMAIEAGGTSGICLPDMTTVNYLWPFISSDYPDKEAALKDFSRWHSDADAEYEKVLDFDVCDLEPQVTFDYKPDCVKSVGEMAGTPVDQVYIGTCTNGRIEDLRVAAEILKGRKLADTVRGIVSPATPKIFQDALAEGIIQVFMDAGFCVTNPTCGACLGMSNGVLAEGEVCASTSNRNFNGRMGKGGMVHLMSPSTAAATAVKGVITDARRI